A genomic segment from Gracilinanus agilis isolate LMUSP501 chromosome 1, AgileGrace, whole genome shotgun sequence encodes:
- the TRIAP1 gene encoding TP53-regulated inhibitor of apoptosis 1, with the protein MNSVGEACTDMKREYDQCFNRWFAEKFLKGEGSGDPCTDLFKRYQQCVQKAIKEKEIPIEGLEFMGHSKEKSESSS; encoded by the exons ATGAACAGCGTGGGAGAGGCCTGCACGGACATGAAGCGCGAGTACGATCAGTGCTTCAACCGCTGGTTTGCCGAGAAGTTCCTCAAGGGTGAAGGTTCCGGGGACCCCTGTACTGACCTCTTCAAGCGCTATCAGCAGTGCGTGCAG AAAGCAATAAAGGAGAAGGAGATTCCTATAGAAGGACTGGAGTTCATGGGCCATAGCAAAGAAAAATCTGAAAGTTCTTCTTGA
- the SRSF9 gene encoding serine/arginine-rich splicing factor 9 isoform X1 gives MSGMMSGMSGWADEDDRGHDNDGRIYVGNLPADVREKDLEDLFYKYGRIRDIELKNRRGLAPFAFVRFEDPRDAEDAIYGRNGYDYGQCRLRVELPRNPGGGGPRGRTGPPSRRSEFRVLVSGLPPSGSWQDLKDHMREAGGVCYADVQKDGMGVVEFLRKEDMEYALRRLDDSKFRSHEGETSYIRVYPERSTSYGYSRSRSGSRGRDSPYQSRGSPYYTSPYAPY, from the exons ATGTCGGGGATGATGTCGGGTATGTCGGGCTGGGCGGATGAAG ATGACCGGGGCCACGACAACGACGGGAGGATCTACGTTGGAAACCTCCCGGCGGACGTGAGGGAGAAAGACCTGGAGGACCTGTTCTACAAGTACGGCCGCATCCGGGACATCGAACTCAAGAACCGCCGGGGCCTGGCTCCTTTCGCCTTCGTACGCTTCGAGGACCCCAG GGATGCAGAAGATGCTATTTATGGAAGGAATGGTTATGATTATGGCCAGTGCCGGCTTCGTGTGGAGTTACCCAGGAATCCTGGGGGTGGAGGGCCCCGTGGGAGGACTGGACCAccgtcaagaagatctgaatttcgAGTTCTTGTCTCAG GCCTTCCTCCCTCAGGCAGCTGGCAGGATTTGAAGGATCACATGCGAGAAGCTGGGGGTGTGTGTTATGCAGATGTGCAGAAAGATGGCATGGGGGTGGTTGAGTTCCTCCGCAAGGAAGACATGGAATACGCTCTGCGGAGACTGGACGACTCCAAATTCCGTTCTCATGAG GGTGAAACTTCCTATATCAGAGTTTATCCAGAAAGAAGCACCAGCTATGGCTACTCCCGGTCCCGGTCAGGGTCAAGGGGCCGTGATTCTCCATACCAAAGCAGGGGCTCCCCATACTACACTTCTCCCTATGCTCCATACTGA
- the SRSF9 gene encoding serine/arginine-rich splicing factor 9 isoform X2, which yields MSGMMSGMSGWADEDDRGHDNDGRIYVGNLPADVREKDLEDLFYKYGRIRDIELKNRRGLAPFAFVRFEDPRDAEDAIYGRNGYDYGQCRLRVELPRNPGGGGPRGRTGPPSRRSEFRVLVSGLPPSGSWQDLKDHMREAGGVCYADVQKDGMGVVEFLRKEDMEYALRRLDDSKFRSHEGETSYIRVYPERSTSYGYSRSRSGSRGRDSPYQSRGSPYYTSPYAPY from the exons ATGTCGGGGATGATGTCGGGTATGTCGGGCTGGGCGGATGAAGATGACCGGGGCCACGACAACGACGGGAGGATCTACGTTGGAAACCTCCCGGCGGACGTGAGGGAGAAAGACCTGGAGGACCTGTTCTACAAGTACGGCCGCATCCGGGACATCGAACTCAAGAACCGCCGGGGCCTGGCTCCTTTCGCCTTCGTACGCTTCGAGGACCCCAG GGATGCAGAAGATGCTATTTATGGAAGGAATGGTTATGATTATGGCCAGTGCCGGCTTCGTGTGGAGTTACCCAGGAATCCTGGGGGTGGAGGGCCCCGTGGGAGGACTGGACCAccgtcaagaagatctgaatttcgAGTTCTTGTCTCAG GCCTTCCTCCCTCAGGCAGCTGGCAGGATTTGAAGGATCACATGCGAGAAGCTGGGGGTGTGTGTTATGCAGATGTGCAGAAAGATGGCATGGGGGTGGTTGAGTTCCTCCGCAAGGAAGACATGGAATACGCTCTGCGGAGACTGGACGACTCCAAATTCCGTTCTCATGAG GGTGAAACTTCCTATATCAGAGTTTATCCAGAAAGAAGCACCAGCTATGGCTACTCCCGGTCCCGGTCAGGGTCAAGGGGCCGTGATTCTCCATACCAAAGCAGGGGCTCCCCATACTACACTTCTCCCTATGCTCCATACTGA
- the GATC gene encoding glutamyl-tRNA(Gln) amidotransferase subunit C, mitochondrial yields the protein MWCRPLQQALRAGLGPGLGAAVTRPWRAEIRSCRSAMSDSGKSQGGEPPAPPPAPRPGREVSAELIEHLERLALVDFRNQEGVERLHKAIEFADQLRAVDTDGVSPMESVLEDRCLYLRTDDVVEGNHVEDLLQNSQQTVEDYFVAPPGNITLPKLSEQDPSTPS from the exons ATGTGGTGTCGGCCGCTCCAGCAGGCGCTGCGGGCAGGGCTGGGCCCCGGCTTGGGGGCTGCGGTAACGCGGCCATGGAGGGCAGAAATACGGAGTTGTCGGTCTGCGATGAGCGACTCGGGAAAGAGTCAGGGCGGCGAGCCCCCGGCCCCGCCCCCCGCTCCCCGGCCAGGCCGCGAAGTGAGTGCCGAACTGATTGAGCACCTGGAGCGCCTGGCCCTGGTGGATTTCCGAAATCAGGAAGGTGTGGAGCGGCTACACAAGGCCATAGAGTTCGCGGACCAGCTCCGCGCCGTGGATACGGACGGCGTGTCACCCATGGAATCGGTGCTGGAGGACCG GTGCCTTTACCTAAGAACAGACGACGTGGTGGAAGGCAACCATGTGGAAGACCTGCTCCAGAATTCTCAGCAGACGGTGGAGGACTATTTTGTGGCCCCCCCAG GTAACATCACTCTACCAAAACTAAGTGAGCAAGACCCAAGCACACCAAGTTAA